In the Sulfitobacter pacificus genome, one interval contains:
- a CDS encoding GFA family protein encodes MIKGSCCCKAVQFELAKTPSFVGTCHCSRCRKVGASTIVFVKREDLRWISGKESVRVFEPISPYVYGRCFCEICGTSLGEILSPKDSFPIAANALDGDIELMNQSHEFVGEKPSWYNICDDAPQNDGHPE; translated from the coding sequence ATGATCAAGGGAAGTTGCTGCTGCAAAGCGGTTCAATTTGAATTGGCAAAGACACCGTCATTTGTGGGAACCTGTCACTGTTCAAGGTGTCGCAAGGTGGGCGCAAGCACCATCGTATTTGTCAAAAGGGAAGACCTTAGGTGGATTTCAGGTAAGGAGTCCGTTCGCGTTTTCGAACCCATCAGCCCTTATGTCTATGGCCGGTGTTTCTGCGAAATCTGCGGCACCTCGCTGGGTGAAATACTTTCGCCCAAGGATAGTTTTCCAATTGCGGCAAATGCGCTTGATGGGGACATCGAACTCATGAATCAATCGCATGAATTCGTTGGCGAAAAACCTTCGTGGTATAATATTTGCGACGATGCGCCCCAGAATGACGGGCATCCGGAATAG